From Triticum aestivum cultivar Chinese Spring chromosome 4A, IWGSC CS RefSeq v2.1, whole genome shotgun sequence, a single genomic window includes:
- the LOC123087403 gene encoding uncharacterized protein At2g27730, mitochondrial isoform X1: MSMAAAARAATRAPGRAAARFVQTRLRSSGKVLSEEERAAENVYIKKMEQEKREKLARKQGPSTGEQAPSTPSAAAGDVNTGGAASTASASAAGTSTDKNRNYAVLAGTLAGLSALGWYLLSKPKKTEEVVD; encoded by the exons atgtcgatggcggcggcggcgagggcggcgacgagggccccgggcagggcggcggcgcggttcgtGCAGACCAGGCTCCGCTCCTCCGGCAAGGTGCTCAGCGAGGAGGAGCGGGCCGCCGAGAACGTCTACATCAAG AAAATGGAACAAGAGAAGCGGGAGAAGCTCGCACGCAAG CAGGGTCCCAGCACTGGAGAGCAAGCTCCGTCCACCCCAAGCGCCGCAGCGGGCGACGTGAACACTGGAGGCGCCGCTTCGACCGCGTCGGCATCCGCAGCAGGCACGTCGACCGACAAGAACAGGAACTATGCCGTGCTGGCTGGCACCCTGGCCGGTCTGAGCGCCCTGGGCTGGTACCTCCTGTCAAAGCCCAAGAAGACGGAGGAGGTTGTCGACTGA
- the LOC123087403 gene encoding uncharacterized protein At2g27730, mitochondrial isoform X2, translating into MSMAAAARAATRAPGRAAARFVQTRLRSSGKVLSEEERAAENVYIKKMEQEKREKLARKGPSTGEQAPSTPSAAAGDVNTGGAASTASASAAGTSTDKNRNYAVLAGTLAGLSALGWYLLSKPKKTEEVVD; encoded by the exons atgtcgatggcggcggcggcgagggcggcgacgagggccccgggcagggcggcggcgcggttcgtGCAGACCAGGCTCCGCTCCTCCGGCAAGGTGCTCAGCGAGGAGGAGCGGGCCGCCGAGAACGTCTACATCAAG AAAATGGAACAAGAGAAGCGGGAGAAGCTCGCACGCAAG GGTCCCAGCACTGGAGAGCAAGCTCCGTCCACCCCAAGCGCCGCAGCGGGCGACGTGAACACTGGAGGCGCCGCTTCGACCGCGTCGGCATCCGCAGCAGGCACGTCGACCGACAAGAACAGGAACTATGCCGTGCTGGCTGGCACCCTGGCCGGTCTGAGCGCCCTGGGCTGGTACCTCCTGTCAAAGCCCAAGAAGACGGAGGAGGTTGTCGACTGA
- the LOC123082511 gene encoding horcolin isoform X2, with product MVQSPSPVVKLGAWGNDAGAAHDIDAAPHRLESIAIRWGKVIDSVAFTYTDKGGQLHTAGPWGGTGGEKEDTITLGPTEYVTQVAWSVGPFQLKEIEDCVTSLKFVTNRGATYGPFGRGDGVHHSLPVLDGGSLVGMFCRAGDYLHAISFYVRPLAVVKPASPAKPEGESLPTVATKG from the exons ATG GTGCAGAGCCCGAGCCCGGTGGTGAAGCTAGGGGCGTGGGGCAACGACGCCGGGGCCGCCCATGACATCGACGCGGCGCCGCACCGGCTGGAGAGCATCGCCATCCGCTGGGGCAAGGTCATCGACTCCGTCGCCTTCACCTACACCGACAAGGGCGGGCAGCTGCACACCGCCGGGCCCTGGGGCGGCACCGGAGGGGAGAAGGAAGACACA ATCACCCTTGGGCCCACGGAGTACGTAACCCAGGTCGCTTGGTCGGTGGGCCCGTTCCAGCTCAAGGAAATCGAGGACTGCGTCACCTCGCTCAAGTTTGTGACCAACCGGGGGGCCACCTACGGCCCCTTTGGCCGAGGGGACGGCGTGCACCACAGCCTGCCTGTGCTCGACGGCGGCAGCCTCGTCGGCATGTTCTGCCGTGCCGGAGACTACCTCCACGCAATCAGCTTCTATGTCCGACCCTTGGCCGTCGTCAAGCCGGCCTCGCCGGCCAAGCCTGAGGGGGAGAGTTTGCCTACCGTAGCCACCAAGGGATAG
- the LOC123082511 gene encoding horcolin isoform X1: MAAGCVCVCVQVQSPSPVVKLGAWGNDAGAAHDIDAAPHRLESIAIRWGKVIDSVAFTYTDKGGQLHTAGPWGGTGGEKEDTITLGPTEYVTQVAWSVGPFQLKEIEDCVTSLKFVTNRGATYGPFGRGDGVHHSLPVLDGGSLVGMFCRAGDYLHAISFYVRPLAVVKPASPAKPEGESLPTVATKG; this comes from the exons ATGGCGGCTGGTTGTGTTTGTGTGTGCGTGCAGGTGCAGAGCCCGAGCCCGGTGGTGAAGCTAGGGGCGTGGGGCAACGACGCCGGGGCCGCCCATGACATCGACGCGGCGCCGCACCGGCTGGAGAGCATCGCCATCCGCTGGGGCAAGGTCATCGACTCCGTCGCCTTCACCTACACCGACAAGGGCGGGCAGCTGCACACCGCCGGGCCCTGGGGCGGCACCGGAGGGGAGAAGGAAGACACA ATCACCCTTGGGCCCACGGAGTACGTAACCCAGGTCGCTTGGTCGGTGGGCCCGTTCCAGCTCAAGGAAATCGAGGACTGCGTCACCTCGCTCAAGTTTGTGACCAACCGGGGGGCCACCTACGGCCCCTTTGGCCGAGGGGACGGCGTGCACCACAGCCTGCCTGTGCTCGACGGCGGCAGCCTCGTCGGCATGTTCTGCCGTGCCGGAGACTACCTCCACGCAATCAGCTTCTATGTCCGACCCTTGGCCGTCGTCAAGCCGGCCTCGCCGGCCAAGCCTGAGGGGGAGAGTTTGCCTACCGTAGCCACCAAGGGATAG